The proteins below are encoded in one region of Sminthopsis crassicaudata isolate SCR6 chromosome 1, ASM4859323v1, whole genome shotgun sequence:
- the GNAT1 gene encoding guanine nucleotide-binding protein G(t) subunit alpha-1: protein MGAGASAEEKHSRELEKRLKEDAEKDARTVKLLLLGAGESGKSTIVKQMKIIHQDGYSLEECLEFIAIIYGNTLQSILAIVRAMTTLNIQYGDSARQDDARKLMHMADTIEEGTMPKEMSDIIQRLWKDSGIQACFDRASEYQLNDSAGYYLSDLERLVTPGYVPTEQDVLRSRVKTTGIIETQFSFKDLHFRMFDVGGQRSERKKWIHCFEGVTCIIFIAALSAYDMVLVEDDEVNRMHESLHLFNSICNHRYFATTSIVLFLNKKDVFTEKIKKAPLNICFPDYDGPNTYDDAGNYIKLQFLELNMRRDVKEIYSHMTCATDTQNVKFVFDAVTDIIIKENLKDCGLF, encoded by the exons ATGGGGGCTGGAGCCAGTGCTGAGGAGAAACATTCAAGGGAATTGGAAAAGAGACTGAAAGAAGATGCTGAGAAAGATGCTAGGACCGTGAAGCTGCTTCTGCTGG GGGCTGGTGAATCTGGAAAAAGCACCATCGTTAAGCAGATGAA AATTATCCATCAAGATGGTTACTCCCTGGAGGAGTGCCTAGAGTTTATTGCCATCATTTATGGCAACACCCTACAGTCCATTCTAGCCATTGTCCGAGCCATGACAACCCTCAACATCCAGTACGGAGACTCGGCCAGACAA GATGATGCAAGGAAGCTAATGCATATGGCAGACACTATCGAGGAGGGCACAATGCCCAAGGAGATGTCTGACATCATTCAACGACTGTGGAAGGATTCGGGCATCCAAGCCTGCTTTGACAGAGCCTCTGAATACCAGCTAAATGACTCTGCAGGATA CTACCTCTCAGACCTGGAGCGGCTGGTGACCCCTGGCTACGTGCCCACAGAGCAGGACGTGCTGAGGTCCCGAGTCAAGACAACAGGTATCATTGAGACCCAGTTCTCCTTCAAGGACCTCCACTTCAG AATGTTTGATGTGGGAGGCCAACgctcagagaggaaaaaatggatcCACTGCTTCGAAGGCGTCACCTGCATCATCTTCATTGCGGCTCTCAGTGCTTATGACATGGTGTTGGTGGAAGATGATGAAGTG AACCGGATGCACGAGAGTCTCCACCTGTTCAACAGCATCTGTAACCACCGTTACTTTGCCACGACCTCGATTGTCTTGTTCTTGAACAAAAAGGACGTTTTCACAGAGAAGATTAAGAAGGCCCCCCTCAACATCTGCTTTCCTGACTATGACG GCCCCAACACCTACGACGATGCGGGGAACTACATTAAGCTGCAGTTCCTGGAGCTGAACATGCGGCGGGACGTGAAGGAGATCTACTCGCACATGACGTGCGCCACAGATACCCAGAACGTCAAGTTCGTCTTCGATGCGGTCACCGACATCATCATCAAGGAGAACCTCAAGGACTGCGGCCTCTTCTGA